A single window of Phyllostomus discolor isolate MPI-MPIP mPhyDis1 chromosome 13, mPhyDis1.pri.v3, whole genome shotgun sequence DNA harbors:
- the DUSP18 gene encoding dual specificity protein phosphatase 18, translating to MTAPLSTFPVQFQQPSVSGLSQITSSLYISNGVAANNKLMLSSNQITSIINVSVEVVNTLFEDIHYVQVPVADTPMSRLCDFFDPIADHIHSVEMKQGRTLLHCVAGVSRSAALCLAYLMKYHAMSLLEAHTWTKSCRPIIRPNNGFWEQLIHYEFQLFGKNTVHMVNSSMGLIPDIYEKEVHLMVPL from the coding sequence ATGACAGCACCTCTGAGTACATTCCCAGTTCAGTTCCAACAGCCCTCGGTCAGCGGCCTCTCACAGATCACCAGCAGCCTGTATATCAGCAATGGGGTGGCCGCCAACAACAAACTTATGCTCTCCAGCAACCAGATCACCTCGATCATCAATGTTTCAGTGGAGGTGGTGAATACCTTATTTGAGGACATCCACTACGTACAGGTGCCTGTGGCTGACACACCCATGTCGCGTCTCTGTGACTTCTTTGACCCCATTGCCGACCACATCCACAGTGTCGAGATGAAGCAGGGCCGCACGCTGCTCCACTGTGTGGCTGGTGTGAGCCGCTCAGCTGCCCTCTGCCTCGCCTACCTCATGAAATACCACGCCATGTCCTTGCTGGAGGCCCACACGTGGACCAAATCTTGTCGGCCCATCATCCGGCCCAACAATGGCTTTTGGGAGCAGCTCATCCACTATGAGTTCCAGCTCTTTGGCAAGAACACCGTGCACATGGTGAACTCCTCTATGGGACTGATCCCTGATATCTACGAGAAGGAAGTCCATTTAATGGTTCCACTGTGA